In Drosophila willistoni isolate 14030-0811.24 chromosome XR unlocalized genomic scaffold, UCI_dwil_1.1 Seg8, whole genome shotgun sequence, a single genomic region encodes these proteins:
- the LOC6645838 gene encoding protein encore isoform X1 yields MSSTKSQVALATNIPTNLSSAASASSAAAAAAVVVVASANVAVASSSTGVAGSVAGVVGGGGGEGGSGGGGVAGGGGGGGGGGSGVVLAAATTTTSPPSSSSSLSSSSTSSSASSTSSTASSVSASASASASSSGGSPGIPASASAAPATASSPATNQTGATSSATTTAVSSSSSSSNSSSSNNNSEDSHTNALVGGGQGGGAANLGRQNSFGNRRGNMKGKHLTRSHAMRESTSPPRTPTPRAASEQQQQQQQQQQPLPQLQGDAPHEHNNNNAITNNNNNNNSSKAQSTGRGNSPLMETPAVIVTSQQQQQQQQQQQQLQMPSKPPQNVPLSNEAEFPKLTPPKKSGGGGGAGGQHNRTNSNGSGMEYNNNTNTSNSNNNSSSSNNNGKKFVVDMKVNGLESNSKQQQQQQQHHQSNTNNNNNSSTALIYSSGMNYKAADRHERHERHEMSSQNSNLSNNHDDDSYHYDQRGGGGGGGGPGGGGNNGGKKHRSNTNSKGTKPRLKNIGGSSSGSIDGVGGGGGGGNGGVAVNIGGGGGNSGNGGGVGGGGAGGGVGPGGNSNLIVNNQSNIMANNNVNNSNNSSNNTSGFISRVFHQSENSSEQYTDYGGTDLLMFFRDTLNKNPKDRHILLKIEKDLMEFVQENGRGCEYRFPPATSYNRMLIHRTAAFFGMEHNVDTETQQCVIVAVTKGTRIPEIRFKSLVRSDHREDARKSILKRDTHSFDEVRQSPYLCPERVMLDRKAKSFEEREEDYDRARSRIFSRTANQDGYGGGGGGGGGNGGGSGDGPQDDCYGGWEQQQQQQQQQQQQQQQQQPPRPKRPNGKILQMQNSTESRDGMRSGGAVPKSHNFGNYAGPPSAGGPGGGNSLPRGDSTNSNKSGRGGFTKQDSTGSTSTPWRLSPSSSGYKTRTQSVRSDSVTPSPTGYGSDRQTPELNQPTSNRLGGPSHTTTTTTRTTSNNNNNNNNNNNNNSASSSASGLVWAVTDISNVPLGSVLIDPQTLQPIVNADGSIYHYDPSNLPPNQALQQHAGNNYQSSGGNSGNYVNYRKSSPHQHQQHQQQQQQQQQQQQQLQPALQMQQQQAYTTNEQSCSSTESYAEEVQSPGMDCSEGYDGGGGGGGNGGGYSNDQQQQPSSVDANSIKGDDCDSLASATACLSITTSTSTKNYDRIEVQKYKNQATSPNIPACCSADKDNSMDLLTSGQDEQQQQQQQLVDEAQQARTVAAATPSSSSVTDVVVVTASTAAPPTREMSQPAAAAAAAAAAVSSSSSTQMNCDVQSVSPSSTPYSQCEVVKPTNPGHGHSHSHSHNHSHNHNSHSHSHSLSLAQSQGQLTEVEPKATTWTYTQSYQAPDGSTVFHTTTTPNGPAPYCAATYQQGPDGSFYAVPQGMVYAAYPQPGVSSAGAASQPLFQLTTSAHQPTQAIFASPDAGGELPGGTYMIPVFEPAQQQRESLIPAQAIYQTPGGPAATVMPMAAAAAYPTAQFAAAAPNGAPIYQGPLIYSSEPGGGAQIQQLPVATYPISYSYPYYHPIPYYVQQQAVTATPIPSAGQAPPPQPAQAQPGLATASAAGPPSVAGGSQQQQQQQSQQQQQQQQQQQLSNGGSLITTSGYMGGGAGGGGGARMKRTPGGGSIHYNPNYPPTSVGHANAAHHPGAGSAQLIAAPAASTTTYHALPTLTLAHGGAATNSDLSAAAAAAAGAHVYALPAQHATALIPTNIFPYAATAAAAAGQPGPPPPTAQSAPHHALITAAPFYPAGGSSIDSSGASQSAPSTPAAPGRQAPLFSTPPAPNNVSSGSASSSGGGAGGSSGGGGGGGGGGGGGGGGGGGGGYHSNSSTPHYYHSQNSNEGGGGGGGGYTPYEKRNNGGGGGGPPSTGGGGGVRKPYHPHPGGYNPRHSGPLNGLPSGAKTPLLNSNNEPTPRASPSSINLSGGGVSSGGSGGGGGGGGGGGGPSSSSVSSYHHRGPPHASLNKREGKPNQLPLISGPPPSYATPSNTGNPYESKPPVRLNAGAASFRSQKSINADFRRSVSQRNSPSANGAGGGGGGGGGGGGGGSGGAGGAAANGNGGGNGNNSHESSNNSPNSIAGGPGGGSGAGGSNNNSSANTPNAAPTTAAAAAALGTQYVVLDQATGATMNASPPSIYLSGGGGGGGSGGGGGGGGGGGANGGNTVSGAGGPRASHIPAQLHHNAATAGSAAGSQQATTAAVLSGVAAAAALGGYNPNAASGVYFKYGQTYYAHPSVALPNSRRSPSSDIRPQMAQVAGMYPATMMIQAPPRHPSRHPNPNYKGSRPR; encoded by the exons ATGAGTTCTACAAAATCTCAAGTAGCCCTTGCTACAAATATTCCAACCAATTTATCCTCTGCCGCTTCTGCCTCATCAGCGGCTGCTGCAGCcgccgttgttgttgtggccAGTGCCAACGTTGCTGTTGCTTCAAGCTCAACAGGAGTAGCAGGATCAGTAGCAGGAGTagtaggaggaggaggaggagaaggcgGTAGTGGCGGCGGAGGCGTTGCtggtggtggaggaggaggaggaggcggaGGAAGTGGAGTTGTACTAGCAGCAGCCACAACGACGACATCACCaccctcatcatcatcgtctctgtcatcatcatcaacatcgtCGTCAGCATCATCTACATCATCGACGGCATCATCAgtatcagcatcagcatcagcatcagcgtCGTCATCCGGTGGTTCGCCTGGAATACCAGCATCAGCATCCGCAGCGCCAGCGACAGCATCATCACCAGCAACTAATCAGACAGGAGCGACGTCATCAGCCACAACAACAGCCGtgtccagcagcagcagcagcagcaacagcagcagcagcaacaacaacagcgaaGATTCTCATACAAACGCATTGGTGGGTGGCGGACAAGGAGGTGGAGCTGCCAATCTGGGACGTCAAAATAGTTTTGGCAATAGACGC GGTAATATGAAGGGCAAACATCTAACACGAAGCCATGCCATGCGTGAGTCCACATCGCCGCCACGCACGCCAACCCCAAGGGCTGCCTCcgagcagcaacagcaacagcagcagcagcagcaaccgcTACCACAGCTCCAGGGTGATGCCCCCCATgagcacaacaacaataatgccATAaccaataacaataacaacaacaacagcagcaaagcACAATCAACTGGACGCGGCAATTCACCGCTGATGGAAACGCCCGCCGTGATTGTCACtagtcaacagcaacagcaacagcagcagcagcagcaacagttgcAAATGCCATCGAAGCCTCCACAGAATGTTCCTCTAAGCAATGAGGCTGAATTCCCCAAATTAACGCCGCCCAAGAAatctggtggtggtggtggtgctggtggacAGCATAATCGCACCAATAGCAATGGCAGTGGTATGGAATATAACAATAATACCAATACCAGTAATAGtaataacaacagcagcagcagcaacaacaatggcaaAAAGTTTGTGGTTGATATGAAAGTAAATGGACTAGAGAGTAACAgtaagcaacagcagcagcaacaacaacatcaccAGAGCAAcacaaacaataacaacaactctTCCACAGCGCTCATCTATAGTTCAGGAATGAATTATAAGGCAGCCGATCGTCATGAGCGCCATGAACGCCACGAAATGTCCAGTCAAAATAGCAATCTCAGCAATAATCACGATGATGATTCCTATCACTATGATCAGcgaggtggtggtggtggtggaggaggCCCTGGCGGTGGCGGCAATAACGGGGGTAAAAAGCATCGCTCCAATACCAATTCCAAGGGAACCAAACCACGTTTGAAGAACATTGGAGGCAGCTCATCGGGCAGCATTgatggtgttggtggtggtggcggtggcggcaATGGCGGTGTTGCAGTCAATattggcggcggcggtggcaaCAGCGGCAATGGCGGTGGTgtcggtggtggtggtgctggtggtggtgttggtcCTGGCGGTAATAGCAATCTCATTGTCAATAATCAATCCAATATCATGGCAAATAACAATGTGAACAATTCAAATAACTCAAGCAACAATACATCGGGCTTCATATCGCGTG TCTTTCATCAATCAGAGAATTCGAGTGAACAGTATACGGATTATGGTGGAACCGATTTGTTAATGTTCTTTCGTGATACGTTAAACAAGAATCCAAAGGATAGACACATTTTGCTGAAAATTGAAAAGGATCTAATGGAATTTGTCCAAGAGAATGG ACGCGGTTGTGAGTATCGTTTTCCGCCAGCTACTTCATACAATCGTATGTTGATTCATCGCACAGCGGCCTTTTTTGGCATGGAGCATAATGTGGATACGGAGACGCAACAGTGCGTTATTGTGGCTGTTACCAAGGGTACACGTATACCAGAG ATACGCTTCAAATCTCTGGTGCGCAGCGATCATCGTGAGGATGCACGCAAGTCAATTCTAAAACGAGATACGCACAGTTTCGATGAAGTGCGTCAGTCTCCGTATCTTTGTCCCGAACGGGTTATGCTAGATCGCAAGGCCAAAAGCTTTGAGGAGCGTGAAGAGGATTATGATAGAGCGCGTAGTCGTATCTTTAGTCGTACTGCAAATCAAGATGGctatggtggtggtggcggcggcggcggcggcaacgGCGGCGGTAGTGGTGATGGGCCTCAAGATGATTGCTATGGTGGCTgggagcagcaacaacaacagcagcaacagcaacaacagcagcagcagcaacaacaaccgcCCAGACCTAAGCGACCCAATGGCAAGATACTACAAATGCAAAAT TCAACGGAATCACGGGATGGCATGAGATCTGGCGGAGCTGTACCCAAATCTCATAATTTTGGCAACTATGCTGGGCCGCCAAGTGCTGGTGGACCGGGCGGTGGCAATTCCTTGCCACGCGGCGACTCAACCAACTCAAACAAAAGCGGACGTGGCGGATTCACCAAGCAGGACTCAACTGGCAGCACTAGCACGCCATGGCGTCTCTCACCTTCCAGCAGCGG CTACAAGACACGCACCCAATCCGTGCGCTCCGATTCCGTCACGCCCTCGCCTACCGGCTACGGCAGCGACAGGCAGACGCCGGAGCTAAATCAACCCACCTCCAATCGTTTAGGAGGACCATcccatacaacaacaacaacaacaagaacaacgtccaacaacaacaacaacaacaacaataataacaacaacaactccgCCTCCTCCTCCGCATCGGGACTCGTCTGGGCCGTTACAGACATTTCCAATGTGCCACTTGGCAGCGTCCTCATTGATCCGCAAACCCTCCAACCAATTGTCAATGCAGACGG TTCCATCTACCATTATGACCCGTCCAATTTGCCGCCCAATCAGGCGCTACAGCAACATGCTGGCAACAATTATCAGTCAAGTGGTGGCAACTCTGGCAATTATGTTAACTATCGCAAATCGTCAccgcatcagcatcagcaacatcagcaacagcagcagcagcaacaacaacagcagcaacaattgcaacCTGCTCTTcaaatgcaacagcaacaggccTACACCACCAATGAGCAATCTTGCAGCTCAACGGAAAGCTATGCCGAAGAGGTACAATCCCCAGGCATGGACTGTTCAGAGGGTTACGAtggtggcggcggtggtggcggTAATGGTGGTGGCTACTCCAACgatcagcaacaacagccaTCGAGTGTGGATGCCAATAGCATCAAAGGCGATGATTGTGATAGTTTGGCCAGTGCCACAGCCTGTTTGAGCATTACCACATCAACTTCCACCAAGAACTATGATCGCATTGAGGTGCAAAAGTATAAAAATCAAGCGACTAGTCCAAATATACCAGCCTGTTGTTCAGCCGATAAGGATAATAGTATGGATCTATTGACATCCGGCCAAgatgagcagcagcagcagcagcagcaattagTGGACGAGGCACAACAGGCGCgaacagtagcagcagcaactccATCCAGCTCATCGGTGACCGATGTGGTGGTGGTTACAGCATCGACGGCAGCTCCACCTACCAGAGAGATGTCacaaccagcagcagcggcagcagcagcagcagcagcggtcAGTAGCAGCAGTAGCACTCAGATGAATTGTGATGTACAGTCGGTGTCGCCCAGTTCGACACCTTATAGCCAGTGCGAGGTGGTTAAGCCTACGAATCCGGGACATGGCCACAGTCACAGTCATAGTCATAATCACAGTCACAATCACAATAGTCACAGTCACAGTCATAGTCTGAGTCTGGCCCAGAGTCAAGGGCAATTGACCGAGGTAGAACCGAAGGCAACCACCTGGACGTATACGCAGAGCTATCAGGCTCCAGATGGTTCCACCGTCTTTCATACCACAACAACACCAAATGGTCCAGCACCCTACTGTGCAGCCACATATCAGCAGGGG CCCGATGGCAGCTTCTATGCGGTGCCTCAGGGTATGGTCTATGCCGCCTATCCGCAGCCTGGTGTAAGCAGCGCCGGTGCCGCCTCACAGCCGCTCTTCCAACTCACAACGAGCGCTCATCAGCCGACACAAGCGATATTCGCTTCACCAGACGCTGGCGGTGAGCTGCCCGGTGGCACCTACATGATACCTGTCTTCGAACCGGCCCAGCAGCAACGCGAGAGTCTTATACCTGCCCAGGCCATTTACCAGACACCAGGAGGACCGGCCGCAACAGTGATGCCCATGGCAGCGGCTGCTGCCTATCCGACTGCACAGTTTGCTGCTGCGGCCCCGAATGGTGCACCCATCTATCAGGGGCCTTTAATCTACTCCAGCGAGCCGGGTGGTGGAGCTCAAATCCAGCAATTGCCAGTGGCCACGTATCCGATTAGTTACTCGTATCCGTATTATCATCCGATACCGTATTATGTTCAACAGCAAGCGGTGACTGCCACACCCATTCCATCAGCTGGCCAGGCTCCGCCGCCGCAGCCGGCCCAGGCCCAGCCAGGTCTGGCAACTGCCTCAGCGGCTGGTCCGCCCTCAGTTGCTGGTGGctcacagcagcagcagcaacagcagtcacagcagcagcagcaacaacagcagcagcaacagctcAGCAATGGAGGATCATTGATCACAACGAGTGGCTATATGGGTGGCGGTGCTGGTGGAGGTGGTGGAGCACGTATGAAGCGTACACCTGGCGGCGGTTCCATTCATTATAATCCAAACTACCCGCCGACATCGGTTGGTCATGCCAATGCCGCCCATCATCCGGGTGCTGGTTCGGCCCAGCTAATTGCTGCTCCGGCGGCCAGCACAACGACATATCATGCGCTGCCCACACTGACACTAGCCCATGGCGGAGCGGCGACCAATTCTGATCTCAGTGCCGCAGCCGCTGCGGCAGCTGGTGCCCATGTGTACGCCTTGCCGGCTCAACATGCCACGGCTTTGATCCCAACGAACATCTTTCCTTATGCGGCGAcagcggctgctgctgctggccaACCGGGACCACCGCCTCCAACGGCCCAGTCGGCACCACATCATGCCCTGATCACAGCGGCACCCTTCTATCCCGCTGGTGGCAGTTCCATCGATTCTAGTGGCGCCTCGCAATCGGCACCAAGCACTCCAGCCGCACCCGGACGTCAAGCTCCTTTGTTCAGTACCCCGCCAGCTCCCAATAATGTTAGCAGTGGCAGTGCCAGCAGCAGTGGTGGCGGTGCAGGCGGCAGTAGTGGtggcggaggaggaggaggaggtggtggtggtggtggcggcggcggcggcggaggTGGAGGCTATCACAGCAACAGTTCCACTCCGCATTACTATCATAGTCAAAATAGCAATGAAGGCGGCGGCGGAGGCGGCGGTGGCTATACGCCCTATGAGAAGCGCAACAATGGTGGCGGTGGAGGCGGTCCCCCATCAACGGGAGGAGGTGGTGGTGTACGCAAGCCATATCATCCACATCCAGGTGGCTATAATCCTCGTCATTCAGGGCCATTGAATGGTCTGCCATCGGGAGCGAAAACCCCATTGCTCAATTCGAATAATGAGCCAACGCCCCGTGCATCGCCTAGCAGCATAAATCTAAGTGGTGGTGGTGTCTCATCCGGTGGAtccggtggtggtggtggtggtggaggtggCGGTGGTGGACCCTCGTCCTCATCGGTATCCTCGTATCATCATCGCGGACCGCCGCATGCATCGTTGAACAAGCGCGAGGGCAAACCCAATCAACTGCCACTCATTAGCGGACCACCGCCAAGCTATGCCACTCCATCGAATACGGGCAATCCCTACGAGTCCAAACCGCCAGTGCGTCTAAATGCGGGCGCAGCAAGTTTCCGCAGTCAGAAGTCGATCAATGCCGATTTTCGGCGCAGTGTCTCGCAACGGAACTCACCCAGCGCCAATGGTgctggcggcggcggcggcggtggaggaggtggaggtggaggcGGCAGTGGAGGAGCAGGAGGTGCCGCTGCCAATGGTAATGGCGGCGGTAATGGCAACAATAGCCACGAAAGCAGCAACAATTCGCCCAACAGTATTGCCGGAGGACCTGGAGGTGGCAGCGGCGCCGGCGGTAGCAATAATAATAGCTCTGCCAATACTCCAAATGCCGCTCCAACAACAGCCGCTGCAGCCGCCGCCTTGGGCACCCAATATGTGGTCCTGGATCAGGCCACTGGTGCCACAATGAATGCCTCCCCACCATCCATATACTTGAGTGGTGGAGGAGGCGGTGGTGGcagtggtggcggcggcggcggcggcggtggaggAGGTGCCAATGGTGGTAACACAGTGTCTGGCGCCGGCGGACCGCGCGCATCGCACATTCCAGCTCAGCTGCATCACAATGCTGCCACAGCCGGATCAGCGGCTGGCTCACAACAAGCCACCACAGCAGCAGTGTTAAGTGGTGTGGCAGCAGCCGCTGCTCTCGGCGGATATAATCCGAATGCAGCGTCCGGTGTGTACTTCAAGTATGGCCAGACGTACTATGCGCAT CCATCGGTGGCCTTGCCCAACAGTCGACGCTCGCCCTCGAGCGACATACGACCGCAAATGGCTCAAGTGGCCGGCATGTATCCAGCCACAATGATGATACAAG CGCCACCTCGTCATCCAAGTCGTCATCCAAATCCGAATTACAAAGGTTCGCGTCCCCGGTAA